The following nucleotide sequence is from Synchiropus splendidus isolate RoL2022-P1 chromosome 1, RoL_Sspl_1.0, whole genome shotgun sequence.
atttgtctgGAAAAACAGTTTATGTACATTTTTCTTGTTTAGATATtctcaaactgaaacccaaattTGCTGAACCTCACTGACCTTCCCTTCAACATGAGTTGATCATGGGGTTTCCCACATGGTTTAGCTCCTATCCTGCCTGAGCCACCTGGGACTTGCTGCCCGACGATTTTctcttgttttgattttgagCCCTTCGTCTCTGTCACCTGTGACTTGGACTAATCTCTCAAAGTCTTGGACACATTTAAGCTCCACCATAAAAGTCGCTCCTTAGAATAAGTCACTCTGAAAGCTTCATCTTGGACCAAAATCTGGCATTGGGTCTCTCTGGTATTGTTGAAGATTTGACCCCAGAAATGACCATATTCTCAGTCTCTTCTACCCTTGGATTGTGGACGTTTTCCGTCATGGTCCTAACTGAAGACATTCTAGCCTTCATCACACTTCATCTTTAGTCATCGCTCAGAATGTGGGTGTTGGCCTCAGGACATAACCCGACCTTTCCTGACCCACAGGATCCTGTTCGGGGAGAGGCCGTACTGGTGGGTGCATGAGACCCCTTACTATGCCAGCAGCGTTCGCCCTCACATTGAGCAGTACCCCATGACTTGTGAGACGGGACCAGGTAAGCCTGTTAGAACTTTTTGTGCCGATATTGTGCATTTCTAACTGTGTTCTTCTGCAGGAAGTCCATCGGGTCATGCCATGGGAGCAGCAGGGGTCTACTACACCCTGGTTACGTCCATCCTTGTCTTCACTGCCAGCAAGAAGAAACATGGAAGCAGGAAAAGCAACAATACCTCTAGGTGAGACATGTTGTTGTGACCACCCCTGGGTTAAATCATTCACAGGTGGCGGCAAATATTTTACAAGTAaccatttatatttttaatatgttAAAAGGTACCTGAGAGTGGTGTTGTGGACTCTGTTCTGGGCCGTGCAGGTGTGCGTCTGTTTGTCGAGGGTCTTCATTGCAGCCCACTTCCCGCACCAGGTCGTCGCCGGGGTCATAACAGGTTGGTTGCTGAATGTTGATGGTTCATTTAAGAAGGAGCCTCCAGGATCTACAGCCTTTCTTGACGTCCTTTTGCAGCTCTCCACAATTCATGGAGCCTCTTGAGTCATTTCATGACTTTCAACTGTGAATATCTTAGTACTGTGTTTAGGTTTTGTCTTCGTATGCCTAAAAGTAACCTCCTAAAAGTTGGCGAAACATTGTAGTGAAGGTCCATGTCATGCTAACATCAATCACTCACCTTTCCAGGGATGCTGGTGGCCGAGGCCTTCAACAGGACCCAGTGGATCTACAACGCCAGCATGAAGAAATACTTCTACACCACTCTCTTCTTGACCTCCTTTGCTGTGGGCTTCTACCTGCTGCTCAAAGCTGTGGGCGTGGACCTTCTGTGGACGCTGGAGAAAGCCCAAAAGTGGTGCATTAATTCCGAGTGGGTCCATTTGGACAGCACGCCCTTCGCCAGCCTGCTGCGGAACATGGGA
It contains:
- the g6pc1a.2 gene encoding glucose-6-phosphatase catalytic subunit 1, giving the protein MLDSVMDVLQGFGVSSTNYLQSHYQDAKGLFLWVSWAADLRNTFFIFFPLWFHLRASVGIKLIWVAVIGDWLNLVFKWILFGERPYWWVHETPYYASSVRPHIEQYPMTCETGPGSPSGHAMGAAGVYYTLVTSILVFTASKKKHGSRKSNNTSRYLRVVLWTLFWAVQVCVCLSRVFIAAHFPHQVVAGVITGMLVAEAFNRTQWIYNASMKKYFYTTLFLTSFAVGFYLLLKAVGVDLLWTLEKAQKWCINSEWVHLDSTPFASLLRNMGTLFGLGLGLHSPLYTETKKSSSKVVKAACIVCTLVLLHLFDSFKPPTHTIALFYLLSFCKSATVPLVTVSIIPYCVGGAMGLHSKKAV